Genomic window (Vicia villosa cultivar HV-30 ecotype Madison, WI unplaced genomic scaffold, Vvil1.0 ctg.002804F_1_1, whole genome shotgun sequence):
tctttttaaaaaaaatgaaatcatACCTACTTTAATGCAAAGAGGGTTTATAGGGTGAATAGCTGAGCTTTTATAACTCTTTCTTGGGCCTTCGGCATGGTTTGGAACACAAACCTTACGagcttgttagtttttttttatatattaaaaagaataaaaaataaaaaagttatggAGATTTTTTCACGTGGAAAGAGAAGATGATGAGATCATAAAGCGTCCATCCACCGAACAACTCTCGTGTCCCCACCCAACACTCCTTATCATCTCAAACGCTGTCGTTTAGACCCATTTCACAAATTAAAAACGACACAACCCAAACAAAGCCAAACGATTGTAAATTCCATTTCCAACAAACAGGGAAACACCGCACCGCACCGTATGACCAACCTCGCCGTtcccctcctcctcctcctcacggTGGCCCTAACCATCTCCTCCGCCGCACCGACAGCCTACGAAGCCCTACGAAACTTCAACTTCCCAGCGGGGATTCTCCCACAAGGTGTAACAAATTACGAACTCGACGAATCTAGTGGCAATTTCCGCGCCGATCTGAACGGTTCGTGCAGTTTCTCCTTGGAAGGATCTTATCAATTGAGTTACAATTCAACAATCACGGGTCACATAGCTGATAACAAACTTACCGATCTCAGGGGTATAAGCGTCAAAGTGTTATTCTTCTGGGTTAACATTcttgaagttgttagaaaaggGGATGCCCTTGATTTTTCTGTTGGAGTCGCTACGGCTTCTTTTCCGTTGGACAGTTTCTTTGTTTCTCCACAGTGCGGTTGCGGTTTGGATTGTGGTACTTTAAGGATAAGGAAACTTAAATTGAATGCAAAAAACCCTTCTCTTTCATCTGCTTAGAATCATAATTTAGTTGCATAATGAATAAATCATTATGTATGCATATATGTATGTGTCTCtatgttgttttttaattttaaaattgctATATATAGTTGTATGTTTGTATTCAAAGGGAGAGGTCTGATTAGTATATCTGGCTGTGTAAaattaattggttttttattttaatggagATTGAAGACCTTAGTGGTGGTAGTGGTGTATATGCTATGCTTGATTATAGATTGGTAGTGGATTATGGTAATTGAATTGAAATGTTTTGACTTCTTGACAAAGTATTGATTTTGATTCTTCATGTTATGGGTTCATGAATTGGTTGGACTTTGGACACTATTTTCACTGTGCATATCTCATAAGAAAGGATCTTTGTAGAAATTTATCTATCTTTTGATTTACATTTTATGTTTAAATGCTATGCTTGATTACAGTTAGAGAGGTGCTAACTTGTTTTAGGGTAGGACAAAATGACATTGGAAATTCAACAATAATTTAGATGAAATGGAATTCACATTCAAGGATTTTGTATTTGGATGTTAGTATATAAATCCAAAGTGAGTTTTATTTGTAATAGATTTTAAAATTTGAGATTAGAGAAAAGTTAGTTGTATTTTTCTCTCTCAGCAATTCtttcaacttcatctttttgtGTTTCAATGTTAACTCCAACAATTGATATCTAGAGTTCCGGTTCAACTCACAAGAAAACACGAGTATATATGAGGTATGTGCTTGATTTCGTTCTTTTTCATACTAAATTGAAGATTGAAATAAAAGAGAATCTCATTTCTTGATTGTTAAGGTTAGGGAAACGCGAGTCTTAGTGAGAACTAAGTGATTTGCACAAGAACGAAGATGAATGGCGAAAATGATAGCTTGAACACAGAGTTTATAGTTTTCAATGAAAAGAATTGGAATCGGCGGTCGATTCAGATGTGTGTGTTGTTTGGAGCTCAAGATGTTCTTGATCTTATCAATGACGGTTACACGCAGATTGTAGAAGACACAAAAGAAGCGCAAAGAAATGTGCAACGTGATACGAGGAAAAAGGATCATAAGGCATTGTTCtatatccatcagtgtgtggataagaaggtgtttgagaagattaCCAACACGACGACAACGAAAGTTGCGTGGGATACACTTGTGCGGTGCTATGGGGGTGACACATCAATGAAGAAAGTAAAGTTGCAGACCATACGCAAGCAATACGAGAACCTCAACATGAACAATGAGAATGTGCCTGATTATATCTCCAGAGTGATTGTGGTCACGAATGAGATGAAAGTTTAGGGAGAAACGCtctctgaacaagtaatcattgaGAAGGTACTAAGATCTCTTACTCCTTAACTTGATTACATAGTTgtagctgtaatacggtgaactgacttttttatcgaaatgtcgcggttaagcatgagtcgccaccgacttttattttatccacttatagaaaggctaaaagaacaggaaaatgcCTTTGAAAGatcttgagttcgggggtaagttatacaaagggaaggtgtaaagcaccctttgcatccatggttatccatgggctcttaattgcttagctcactttgtttgaaatgtttgatttgtttaaaaGAGTAGTGTAAATAGAAAAAACTTTGaggaagaactttagcttgtaaataagcgtagtctttttgaaaagtttctttgaaaagaagtgggaaaagattttagaatttagagcaagcaattagtagcaactaccctaagtttgaaaaatcgttcttttagcttttcgggcgaaagggtctatccataccatgagagggcaggaagtctttcaattggatgtgaaagggtcatcgagtaatcgttcgccataagactgtcccttgccataaagagggcaagtagtctaagggaaggatataatagtcatttaaggcatcatgcgaggataccttagcaattgggacaatcatcacattttTACCTAGGCAACTTCGGggaccacgcagtttaaaatgtgcagaaattaaaggcagaaattaaagttcctacactattacaataaacacctgcggggatgaggAAAATTAACAAACgaaaaaataagaaggatcaataattagttttaaacattgaatgccttgatcttcctcgaaccttcgattgaccctgaaaattaaaatgaaaataataggggtgagtgtaggcggaattctttaacatttgaaagtaaaccctaatttacattctataagataaaaataaataatatttaaaataattattaaatagggacttagcttttttattggcatggcgcgtagtcggaagattttcgattaaccctgaaaaaaattaagaatgaagaaaagaaatagttagtgcattaactgatctaacCCTGACCCTAAAAGGGTCATTAAGAAAatttattgtgacccaaaaggtttataaggccaAAATGCGTTAATGGACATCACCTACCTGAGCTAGGGTTTATAAATAAAtcaggttaacaaacctaaaacctaattattaatttaattaattaagtatatacaaataataatttttattgttcaaaaataattatttgatgaaattgtggaaaaatcgagttttcgattaaaataaataaattataattttatgaaattattataaaaaaataacattatttaATTAGTAAAAACAAATCTTTAGAAAAGAATAaatcaaaagataaaaaaaacaatttttaaatggAATTTAAAAAAGAGAGAATAGAATTAATTAGAAAAACTTAGCTCTGGCTTAGGTGTGGTGAGCTTATGAGGGTGTATGATAGACCGCATTCCCAAGGACCTCAGATCTGGCGCTGATGAAATCTGACGGTGGCTACCGACGGTCCATCGTGAGGGCGCGTGGACGAGAAGTGCTGGATCACAAGActtcaaaacaaattaaaaaatcacAAGCGACCCCCCTATGGATCGAACTCAGCCTCGCTAGGTTGCAGGCTTGGCTCCTTACCATTTGGTCTATTATTATCCGGTGTTTTTTGATTaccctaataaaaataaataggcaGATAAATGTTATTTGGAAAATCAAACATAAGTCAAAACCTGGGGCCCACGTAGCGCAGGAGACAATGAGGAAGGAGAGAGAAGCGCTTCAGGTTTGACCAGCCAATAAGCATGGCGCGCGTGTTCCCAAGTAGTCAAAGAAGACTGCTGATTGTCTTCTTCCTTGGGCTTGTACGTCAGCTACGGTTTTGGCTAGGAATTTGCAGCGATCTTTCCATAATATCTCGTAGCTAATTCTATAAATTGAAAACCtgcaaaaattgaaccaaacacaaacGGAAGTAACCCAGATCGACCTAGAAACATCTCCTGATCACGATGGTGGTACCGGTTTTGCCTGCAAACGCATGTACATGGTGGTTCGAAACATGAGACCTTgaaagccctaacaatggtgaaacttGTTTCACACGTGCAACCTTCAAACTAATGGTTCTAATCCTCTCCAATCGTCATTATAAACACATTAGTAGCGTTAGTTTACATTTAAATACCGTAATTAATCAAAAACGAAAGATAAACGTATAGAACATGATGAACATGAAACATGTATTTTATGCATTATGGGACTCGACCAATGGTTCATCCTTACCCTATACTACCTTGGGAAGATGGTTGAATGAATAAGAAGCTTTAAAATTGCTTGAGGAGACCACACGAAATTCACACCTTTCTTTAAAAATTTGCCTCTTTGCAACCCTTATCTTCCTCCACCTCTTTTCGTCCCCTTGCCTTATGAACATGCTGAGAATATATATGAGAATTGAGAAGCTTTTAGGTTAAGATTTGGGCTTGGACCTTGGTTTGTTTAGAAAGAAGAATTTTGTGTGAAAATTAactaaatctttctattttttgccCTAATGTGTATCTCTCTCTTTCCAATCCCTTAAATCACGAAATTTGGTCAATGTCATGATGTTTAgaggattggatttgattggggaACAAAtcttttgattaaaattaattttctatattttataatgttttattatcacttaaatgaattaaaattcaaataaataacaataaatattataaaaataaaataattaattaaaatgtattttaaaggcCCATGGTCCTGTTTAGAATCCAAAAGTTAGGCCCAAAgattcaaaacatcaaaattcttcattttgtattaagtgcatttcctcaaaatcgcccaacttgtgcaagtcataactccttcattttttattgtatggaagtgttcttgagctttttagaaagcttagagtgtcctctaaatgatgcttttggtttcatctcaattaaatattccatgctcaagttatgagctttgacccaaaaggtgttttcattgatctttttggaggacctgtaatgtattggcccatatctcccaaatggtgcatttctagccttggcatgtgagagacaattgtagagaattaaatttccttcaaattgagctttggatggaaaatttatggtgttccatgtgaaagttatggctggtcaaagttcagttgactttaggtccaaaaaaccctaatttagaaaatttgagttttgatgattttagagctttccttgatgaatcatgatcaatccttgatcaaatgatgaatgatacttcacaataaggatgttgaccaaaaatcaggaattttgactgtactttgatcgCAGTtgtcttttaggtcaaactagtcgactgttgactatttgagcttttgtttaggcaatcttgtgaatcagagtttgaatcttggcatgaggacccttttgagcgtatgagaggccatggagtccacttgaggtatcagaagttgatttctctttgagaagatcaaaaccctagttcaaagGCATCCGTTTAGGAGgtaggtagctttgagcaattggagatctttgagcatttgaaagtcagatggactgaaatatgattaaatatgatgggaaaattttggggtatgacagtagccATAGAATATTTGAAAGACACTAGcaccatgagaattgaagaacTTTAGAGTAATTTAGAGGCACAAGAATTGCGTATGATTGAAAGGAACTCTGAAAAGGAAACAAAACAAGctttgaaggcttcttttgtcaagaagaacaagaagcaaGCATGGTTAGAGAATAAGAAAAAGAATAGTGGTGGTGCTCATAAGTCAGAATCCTCCAATCCAGATGATAAGAAACATAAGAATAttcagaagagaaagaagaagttTGATAAGAGAAAGGTTCATTGCTACAACTGTAAGAAGTTTGGCCACTTAGCTGTTGGTTGCTgattaaacaaagaaataaaggaTGAAGAAGCCAACATAGCTAGAGCATATTCAGAGGATGAACTTGTTTTATTGATGGCATATGAGAATGAAGGTGGAAAATGGTGGACTAGTGGTATATGGACATTGGCTGCTCAAATCACCTAACTAAAAACGAGCAATGACTGGTTGATTTTAACTATGATAGAAAGACCAAGGTCTGacgtgctgatgataagtatctTAATATTGAAGGAGTGGAAAATGTCAAAGTAAAATTGAAGAAAGGTAAAATTTTACATATTAAGGATGTATGGTATATTCCTGGCATGgagagcaatctgatgagtgtaagCCAGCTActtcaaaaaggtttttcagtAATCATGAAGGAAAATCTCTTGAAATTATATGAGTGTAATCAAAAGTTGATTATGCAGTCTGAActaggaagaaatagacgttcAAGGTGAATGTTGAAACATCAGATACTCAATACCCTAGTACAACAAGTGTTGCAAGGGAGAGTGAGTTATGTCATGGGTTCAAAGAATATGATACATGGAATTCCAAAGATTGTGGCACTAGAGAAATCATGTGATATATGCATGCGAGGGAAGCAATAAAGATTTCCATTCTCATAAAAATGCCTCCAAGAGCAACTCATGCTTTGGGTGTGGTACATTCTGATGTATGTGGGTCATTTTCAATACCTTCACTTGGAGGGAACAAATACTTTGTGtcatttgtggatgagttcacaagaatgacatgGGTAGCACTCATAAAGTTCAAATATGAGGTGTTTGGTGAGTTTAAGAAGTTCAAAgtgaatgatgaaaatcaaagtgGACAAAGGGTAAAGATCCTCAGAGGTGACAGGTCCATATACTCCACAACATAATGATCTTGCTGAAAGAAGGAATAAAACTCTGTTTGACATGACAAGAAGcatgttgaaagaaaaaaattcgCCTCACACATTCTGGGGAGAAGCTATTGTCACTGCATCATATGTGCTCAACATATGTCCAACAAAGAAGTTAAAGGAAGTAATTCCTCTGGAGAAGTGGACTGAAAGAAAGCAAAGTGTAAGCAActtcaaggtgtttggttttgtATGTCACATACACGTTCCACATGCTACTATAAGGAAATTGGATGGCAGAAACAATGTTATGTTGGTTATAGGTTATCACTCTACAGGTGTCTATAAGCTTTATTGTCCAATCACAAACAGAGTTGCTGTCAGCAGAGATGTGATAGTGAAAGAATCAGAAATATGGGATTGGAGTTTCTGAAGGCGGTCCTGCCTCTGGAGGTTGAGCTTCTAAAGGTGGACCTGGCTTTGAAGGTGAACTTACGCAGTTCCAGAGGCCACAAAATAATCATATAGATACCAAGGAGACTTGAAAACTTTGAGTTGCTACATGACACTGAGATTGACTCTGAAGGTGAAGTCATACAATGTGCCATGATGGTGGATGCTGAACCAATCAACATTGACGAGGCACTCAATAAGAAGGTGTGGATGAACGCCATGAAGGAAGAACTTGAGGCAATCGAAAGAAACAAGACATGGGAATTGACTGTTCTACCAAAGAACAAGAAAGCCATCAATGTGAGATGAATTTTCAAAACAAAGCTGAAAGCCAGATGGGTAATTGCCAAGCATAAAACAAGGTTAGTAGCTAGAGTATTTCCGTAAAAATCTGGTTTAAACTACTTTGAAGTGTTTTTAGCTGTAgttagacatgaaacaatcagactagTGAATATTATACTTGCAAATAGGAACTGGCCTCTGATACATTCATATGTAAAGTCATATTTTTTGAATGGCCCATTACAAGAAGAAGTTTATGTGTTACAACCACATGAATTTGTGATAGAGAACAAAGAAGGGGTGGTGTACAAGCTGCATAAAGTTTTGCATGGACTTAAACAAGCTCAAAGGGTTTGGATTTTGGAGATTGATTTATTTTTCAAGCTTTAGGAATTCGAAAATTGTGAAATGGAGTATGGTGTGTATATGCAACATACCTCTAATGGCAATGTGATTCTAGTGTGtctttatgtagatgacatattGCTAACAGGTAGTTGTACTTCTGAGATAAATAAGTTCAAAAGGGTTGTTTGTTATGAATGACCTGAGAAATATGGTATATTTTATAGGAATGGAGATTTTACGCTCTGATAACGGAATCATTGTGAACCAGCTGAAGTATGAGCTTGAGTTGTTGAAGAgatttgatttgatgaattgtaaaTTTGAAGTCACACCTGCAGAGACAAACCATAAACTGGATTCTCATGCTGATAAAGAGGATGTAGATCCTAAAATTTTCAAATAGTTGGTTGGCTCTCTGAGATATTTGTGTAACACCATGTCTAACATATGTTATGCAATTGGAATGGTACATTGGTTTATGAATAAGCCATAATTGTCACATTATCAAGTTGCTGTCAGGATTCTCAGGTATGTAAAGGGAACTATGAGGTATGGAATCATGTTTTCATCTGAAGTGTCAGATGATGCTGTGTTGATATGCTATTCAAGCCCTGACTAATGTGGAGACAAGGTAGACAAAAGAAACACAATATATACATGTTCACGTATATGGGAACTCTCATTTCATGGTGCTCCAAGAAGCAACTCGTGGTTGCATTGTTAACCTATGAAGCAGAATACAACTGGTGCATTATCTGCTTGTCAGGCTATTTGGCTGGTGAATTTGCTGCAGGAACTGAAGTTCAAGGTGAGAAAACCAATCAAGTTGATGATTGACAATAAGTCAGCAATAAATGTTGCTAAGAATTCAGTGTTGTATGGGAGAAGCAAGCACATTTTGACACAAAGT
Coding sequences:
- the LOC131639842 gene encoding uncharacterized protein At5g01610-like, translating into MTNLAVPLLLLLTVALTISSAAPTAYEALRNFNFPAGILPQGVTNYELDESSGNFRADLNGSCSFSLEGSYQLSYNSTITGHIADNKLTDLRGISVKVLFFWVNILEVVRKGDALDFSVGVATASFPLDSFFVSPQCGCGLDCGTLRIRKLKLNAKNPSLSSA